A genomic region of Candidatus Binatia bacterium contains the following coding sequences:
- a CDS encoding ferredoxin, with translation MKIVVDYDRCEANAICMQVCPEVFEVKDDDCLYLSTETPTEDLRAKVEDSIRRCPRQAIVLEEV, from the coding sequence ATGAAAATCGTAGTAGATTACGATCGCTGTGAAGCAAACGCGATCTGCATGCAGGTCTGTCCCGAAGTCTTCGAGGTGAAGGACGACGACTGCCTGTACCTTTCGACGGAAACCCCTACCGAGGACCTTCGCGCCAAGGTGGAGGATTCCATCCGCCGTTGTCCCCGTCAGGCCATCGTTCTCGAAGAGGTCTGA
- a CDS encoding dicarboxylate/amino acid:cation symporter, producing MSKADGAPREPLALHIRILIGLVSGLVLGIILNETGDRILALAGKDGFVRGLIDFVVGLNGFIGDLFLRSLRFVAVPIVLFSLIVGVSSLRDLRKLGRIGGKTVGIYLATTALSITVGLVLANVAQPGSFVSEDVRNRLAAEREVEAETSIAVAEGKLATGWDRLLDIVPRNPAEALADGNMLQIVFLALVIGVALTLIPEDKADPVKRVCEGMTEVILALVRVVMQVAPFAVFTLLVEVMASLGLDVLGALLVYSGVVVTGLGIMIFLVYPTILRLASGISRRRFLAGIAPAQLLAFSSSSSSATLPVTMECVEDRLGVSGEVTSFVIPLGATINMDGTALYQGVAALFIAQLYGIPLTMGDQLTIVLTATLASIGTAGVPGVGIVMLIIVLGSLGFSPEVMASGVAIIFGVDRLLDMCRTACNVTGDAMVATVVGASEQDQATS from the coding sequence GTGTCGAAGGCCGACGGTGCGCCTAGGGAGCCTTTGGCGCTCCATATTCGCATCCTGATCGGTCTGGTCTCGGGGTTGGTTCTCGGTATTATCCTGAACGAGACCGGGGACCGGATTCTGGCTCTCGCCGGGAAGGACGGTTTTGTCCGCGGCCTGATCGACTTCGTTGTCGGCCTCAACGGTTTCATTGGCGATCTATTTTTGCGCAGCCTGCGTTTCGTGGCGGTGCCGATCGTTCTCTTCTCCTTGATCGTCGGCGTCAGCAGTCTCCGGGACCTCCGGAAATTGGGACGCATCGGTGGCAAGACCGTGGGGATCTACCTCGCGACGACTGCTCTTTCGATTACCGTTGGCTTGGTTCTGGCCAATGTGGCCCAACCCGGATCGTTTGTCAGCGAGGATGTGCGCAACCGTCTCGCCGCCGAGCGTGAAGTCGAGGCGGAGACCAGCATCGCTGTTGCCGAAGGCAAACTCGCGACGGGCTGGGATCGATTGCTGGATATCGTGCCGCGGAATCCTGCCGAGGCACTGGCGGATGGGAATATGCTCCAGATCGTCTTTCTTGCTCTGGTGATCGGGGTGGCCCTGACGTTGATTCCCGAGGACAAGGCTGACCCCGTCAAGCGGGTATGCGAGGGGATGACCGAGGTGATTCTGGCGCTGGTTCGGGTGGTCATGCAGGTCGCACCGTTTGCGGTTTTTACCTTGTTGGTCGAGGTGATGGCTTCGCTGGGCCTGGACGTTCTCGGCGCCTTGCTGGTCTATAGCGGCGTCGTCGTGACGGGACTCGGCATCATGATCTTCCTGGTCTATCCAACGATCTTGCGGTTGGCATCGGGGATTTCTCGGCGCCGATTTCTGGCCGGAATTGCTCCGGCTCAGCTGCTGGCCTTCTCGAGTTCAAGCTCTTCCGCCACTCTGCCGGTGACCATGGAGTGCGTCGAGGATCGCCTCGGAGTCTCCGGCGAAGTGACCAGTTTCGTGATTCCGTTGGGTGCCACGATCAATATGGATGGAACCGCGCTCTATCAGGGCGTTGCCGCACTTTTTATCGCGCAGCTTTACGGGATCCCGCTGACGATGGGCGATCAGCTCACCATTGTTCTGACCGCGACACTCGCCTCGATCGGTACCGCCGGGGTTCCCGGGGTGGGGATTGTGATGCTGATCATCGTGCTTGGTTCGCTGGGCTTTTCACCCGAGGTCATGGCCTCGGGGGTCGCGATTATTTTCGGCGTCGATCGGCTTCTCGATATGTGCCGCACCGCGTGCAACGTGACCGGTGACGCCATGGTGGCCACCGTTGTGGGTGCAAGCGAGCAGGACCAGGCCACTTCCTAG
- a CDS encoding D-glycerate dehydrogenase: MIIAVTADYLQDPIACLQKAFPDAEVRSNGTGQILPRDILLSKIVGADAVIAFGRDLIDAEFFDAAGPQLRIVANTAVGVDNIDLAEARRRGIRVTNTPDPVCEPTADAAWLLMLAAARRVTEAQELVRSGSWEGFWPTLLVGRKMLRKTLLVVGAGRIGGAIARRSIGWEMNVLYVANSNKPHLESSPIEARRVALEDGLAQADFVCLSVPLTEETHHLIDARRLGLMKDSAVLVNVARGPVVDEAALVRALEAERIFAAGLDVFEREPALQDGLAALPNVVLLPHLGSATAEDRNWVIEMATASVIAVLRGQVPENLV, from the coding sequence GTGATTATTGCCGTCACAGCGGATTACCTGCAGGATCCGATCGCGTGCCTGCAGAAGGCTTTCCCTGATGCCGAGGTCCGATCTAACGGCACGGGGCAGATACTCCCTCGCGATATTCTGCTGTCGAAGATCGTCGGTGCGGATGCGGTGATTGCCTTCGGCCGCGACCTCATCGACGCCGAGTTTTTCGATGCGGCGGGTCCGCAACTGCGCATTGTCGCCAATACGGCCGTCGGGGTGGATAATATAGATTTGGCGGAAGCGCGCCGCCGAGGAATCCGCGTGACCAACACACCGGATCCCGTTTGCGAACCAACTGCGGATGCAGCCTGGCTGCTGATGTTGGCGGCGGCACGCAGAGTGACAGAGGCGCAGGAACTGGTTCGTAGCGGTAGCTGGGAGGGTTTCTGGCCAACTCTTCTGGTGGGGCGCAAGATGCTGCGAAAAACTCTGTTGGTTGTCGGCGCCGGGCGGATCGGCGGGGCGATCGCGCGGCGATCGATCGGTTGGGAGATGAACGTCCTCTACGTTGCGAACAGCAACAAACCACACCTCGAGTCGTCACCAATCGAGGCCCGCCGCGTTGCGTTGGAGGATGGCTTGGCGCAGGCGGATTTCGTTTGCCTGAGCGTGCCGCTAACCGAAGAGACTCATCATTTGATCGATGCTCGGCGCCTGGGCTTGATGAAGGATTCTGCGGTCCTGGTCAATGTGGCTCGCGGCCCGGTTGTGGACGAGGCTGCGTTGGTTCGGGCGCTCGAGGCGGAACGAATTTTTGCCGCCGGACTGGATGTTTTTGAAAGGGAGCCGGCGCTGCAGGATGGTCTGGCGGCTTTGCCCAACGTGGTGCTCTTGCCCCATCTTGGCAGTGCTACCGCCGAGGACCGCAACTGGGTGATCGAGATGGCGACCGCGAGCGTGATCGCTGTGTTGCGGGGGCAGGTGCCGGAGAATCTCGTCTGA
- a CDS encoding TetR/AcrR family transcriptional regulator, translating into MSKPSRKLVEVDSKPATRPTRREKTERALITAAREVFLERGYDGATTGEISRAAGVAAGTFYLYFGDKRSAFGAVSRETGRKLLAEMLCALEPGVDPESLTRLTLQLVADFWRSDPPLSRLILSGGPALGMASDHAFVDEVCEALREIGVSDQEEPMALSLFLIGLSLQIGHLIVARPEAEEQVQSLITLAARRF; encoded by the coding sequence GTGAGCAAACCATCCCGGAAACTGGTCGAGGTCGATTCCAAGCCTGCGACTCGCCCGACCCGTCGGGAGAAGACAGAACGCGCACTCATCACTGCCGCCAGAGAGGTTTTTCTCGAGCGCGGCTATGATGGAGCGACGACTGGGGAGATCTCGCGCGCGGCGGGCGTGGCCGCCGGGACCTTCTATCTCTATTTCGGCGACAAGCGGAGTGCTTTCGGAGCGGTCTCCCGGGAAACCGGGCGCAAACTTCTCGCGGAAATGCTCTGCGCGCTCGAACCGGGTGTCGACCCAGAGAGCCTGACCCGCCTCACCCTCCAGTTGGTGGCTGATTTCTGGCGATCCGATCCCCCTCTATCGAGATTGATCCTGTCCGGAGGCCCGGCGTTGGGCATGGCATCGGACCACGCCTTTGTCGACGAGGTATGCGAAGCACTCCGAGAGATCGGCGTCAGCGATCAAGAGGAGCCCATGGCCCTCTCGCTATTTCTGATCGGACTCAGTCTCCAAATCGGACATCTGATCGTCGCCCGCCCCGAGGCTGAAGAACAAGTACAATCCCTGATCACTCTGGCGGCCCGGCGATTCTGA
- a CDS encoding VCBS repeat-containing protein, producing MYLPIQKIALAAGLLAFAACTSDSGKNEAPTAPAAAAKPRAAAAPVAPPKAPEAPAEPRREALSGGPYPTLVLSQAQFVDKKGPDGRMMPAPGPAKLTIVRQTPEGWQTTILEDPESNVFHKATAFGDGLLTIGGNKAMLKTWKMENGAWTEEMHWNPTFGGRFNRLRDYEQGDVDNDGKDEIVIATHDQGVIAIIHPDEDWRVEQIDALPNTFVHEIELGDVDGDGDLEAFATPSKPNKLDQHQPGEVTGYRRSADGTWVKEVVDAPGDTHAKEILVADTDGDGKAEVFIVWEGAMDKGKLVREVTIKQYRWNGESWDGVVAQTLPDRLTRAIAAGDVTGNGKIDLVVGTQRSGLYLLEQSPEGWSKRHIDRASSGFEHPVTLADLDEDGTLEVYVASEDQNQLRQYTITDGRISKKVVTRLAPGDITWNVDAVGLQ from the coding sequence ATGTATTTGCCTATTCAGAAGATCGCGCTGGCCGCCGGCTTGCTAGCATTCGCCGCCTGCACAAGTGATTCCGGGAAAAATGAAGCGCCCACGGCGCCTGCAGCCGCGGCAAAGCCCCGCGCGGCGGCGGCTCCCGTAGCACCGCCCAAGGCACCCGAAGCCCCCGCCGAACCCCGCCGGGAAGCGCTGAGCGGGGGGCCTTACCCCACTCTGGTTCTCTCTCAGGCCCAATTTGTGGATAAAAAGGGCCCTGACGGTCGGATGATGCCCGCCCCCGGGCCGGCCAAGTTGACCATTGTGCGGCAAACACCGGAGGGCTGGCAGACCACCATCCTCGAGGATCCCGAATCCAACGTCTTTCACAAGGCCACGGCCTTCGGAGACGGCCTGCTGACGATTGGCGGCAACAAGGCCATGCTCAAGACGTGGAAGATGGAAAACGGCGCGTGGACCGAGGAAATGCACTGGAACCCAACCTTTGGGGGACGATTCAACCGGCTTCGCGACTACGAGCAGGGTGACGTCGACAACGATGGCAAAGACGAGATTGTCATCGCCACACATGATCAGGGCGTCATCGCGATCATCCACCCCGACGAAGACTGGCGCGTCGAGCAAATCGATGCGCTTCCCAACACATTTGTCCACGAGATCGAGCTCGGAGACGTTGACGGCGACGGTGATCTGGAAGCCTTTGCCACCCCGTCCAAGCCGAACAAACTCGACCAACACCAGCCCGGCGAGGTGACCGGCTACCGTCGTTCGGCCGATGGCACCTGGGTCAAGGAAGTCGTCGATGCGCCCGGAGACACTCACGCCAAGGAGATTTTGGTCGCGGACACCGACGGGGATGGCAAGGCAGAGGTCTTCATCGTCTGGGAAGGTGCGATGGACAAGGGGAAATTGGTACGCGAGGTGACCATCAAGCAATACCGCTGGAACGGGGAATCCTGGGACGGCGTGGTCGCGCAGACCCTGCCGGACCGCCTGACAAGAGCGATCGCCGCAGGCGATGTGACGGGCAACGGTAAAATTGATCTCGTAGTCGGGACGCAGCGCTCCGGGCTCTACCTCCTCGAGCAAAGCCCGGAAGGCTGGTCCAAGCGGCATATCGACCGCGCTTCCAGCGGGTTTGAGCACCCGGTGACCCTCGCGGACCTTGATGAAGATGGCACCCTGGAGGTTTATGTGGCCTCCGAAGACCAGAACCAACTTCGTCAGTATACGATTACGGACGGTCGAATCTCCAAGAAAGTGGTGACGCGCCTCGCTCCGGGGGACATCACCTGGAACGTCGACGCCGTTGGGCTCCAATAA
- a CDS encoding TVP38/TMEM64 family protein → MADKLENSRFPIRTILLALAAIAVAFLLFRYLPIAEWMQEFQVWVQGLGPLGYLVYALTYSVCVVFFIPASILTLGAGALYGLAGGLGVVLLGANLGSALSFLLARTFLRERIEKMTRGNPRFEALDRAIAKEGAKIVLLVRLAPVFPFTYSNYAFGLTGVRPGPYILATFVGMLPGTIGYVYVGTAAAGAATGGSMASTVLNILGAAATMAVTIFVARLASRAIREAGVEA, encoded by the coding sequence GTGGCCGATAAATTGGAAAATAGTCGTTTCCCGATTCGAACGATTTTGCTGGCGCTTGCCGCCATCGCCGTCGCGTTTCTGCTTTTTCGCTATCTGCCGATCGCGGAATGGATGCAGGAATTTCAGGTTTGGGTCCAGGGCCTGGGCCCTCTCGGGTATTTGGTCTACGCCCTGACCTACTCGGTTTGTGTCGTGTTTTTCATCCCCGCTTCGATTCTTACGCTGGGCGCAGGGGCTCTCTACGGCCTTGCCGGTGGGCTTGGGGTGGTTCTGTTGGGGGCGAATCTTGGCTCGGCGCTATCGTTCCTTCTTGCCCGGACTTTCCTTCGCGAAAGAATTGAAAAGATGACCCGGGGGAATCCCCGATTTGAGGCGCTCGATCGAGCAATCGCTAAAGAAGGGGCCAAGATCGTGCTGCTGGTCCGGCTCGCTCCGGTATTCCCGTTCACCTACAGCAACTATGCCTTTGGTCTGACGGGTGTTCGGCCAGGCCCCTACATTCTGGCGACTTTCGTTGGGATGCTGCCAGGGACGATAGGTTATGTCTACGTGGGGACCGCCGCTGCAGGCGCAGCAACAGGTGGGAGTATGGCTTCGACGGTTCTCAATATTCTCGGCGCTGCGGCGACAATGGCGGTGACTATTTTCGTTGCTCGCCTTGCTTCCCGTGCGATCCGGGAGGCGGGCGTGGAAGCCTGA
- a CDS encoding NAD-dependent epimerase/dehydratase family protein: MQKVLITGIAGGLGRLVAERLGKNMSVVGVDHTPWVGHPPQFTMITADLRKKKVEDVFRRERPDIVVHLGLERHNFDPALRHDVNVGGTKRVIEAAAAYGTSNIIILTSSYVYGALPRNPFYMDEETTLNVSRHYPEIRDIAEMDAIATNFLWRYPEIRTAVLRPASTLGPRTHSSIATYLRLNPSPKLIGFDPLVQFIHELDVAEAIQKAIDTGVRGVFNIVGPGAVPISTAIRESGGTALPVPETPTRVLLRNLFRWGLFPFPADAVDFIKYPCTIDGRRFREATGFLAQRSLGETLRSVRP, encoded by the coding sequence GTGCAGAAAGTGCTCATCACCGGCATCGCGGGCGGTCTGGGCCGACTCGTTGCAGAGCGTCTCGGCAAGAACATGTCGGTCGTGGGAGTCGACCACACACCCTGGGTGGGGCACCCCCCCCAATTCACGATGATCACCGCCGACCTGCGCAAGAAGAAGGTGGAAGACGTCTTCCGGCGCGAGAGACCCGATATCGTTGTCCATCTGGGGCTGGAGCGCCATAATTTTGATCCCGCCCTGCGGCATGATGTGAACGTCGGCGGAACCAAGAGAGTCATTGAAGCCGCAGCCGCCTACGGCACGTCGAACATCATCATCCTCACCAGTTCCTATGTCTACGGCGCACTCCCCCGCAATCCATTCTATATGGACGAAGAGACGACACTGAATGTCAGCCGTCACTATCCCGAAATCCGGGACATCGCCGAGATGGATGCGATCGCGACCAATTTCCTGTGGCGCTACCCCGAAATTCGCACGGCGGTGTTGCGGCCCGCCAGCACCCTCGGCCCCCGCACTCATAGCTCGATTGCCACCTATCTTCGGCTGAATCCATCGCCAAAGCTGATCGGTTTCGACCCGCTGGTTCAATTCATTCACGAACTTGATGTCGCCGAGGCGATCCAAAAAGCCATCGATACCGGAGTCCGGGGGGTATTCAACATCGTGGGCCCCGGAGCCGTCCCGATCTCGACCGCCATTCGCGAGAGCGGGGGCACGGCCCTGCCTGTGCCGGAAACTCCAACGCGAGTCTTGCTGCGCAATCTTTTCCGCTGGGGCCTCTTTCCCTTCCCTGCCGATGCCGTGGACTTCATCAAATACCCCTGCACGATCGACGGAAGGCGGTTTCGAGAGGCGACAGGCTTTTTGGCGCAACGCTCGCTTGGCGAAACTCTGCGCTCCGTGCGACCCTGA
- a CDS encoding cytochrome P450, with protein MEFSPYAYEFHEDPYPIYKQLREEAPVYYNPKEDFWALSRHRDVIAGFKDTDRFSNSHGVSVDPSAAGPAARVGTSFLGMDPPEHTSFRSLISKTFTPRRVSALEPRIRELTIEHLDRLVGAGDCDAINDFAGLLPMDVISEMFAVPREDRAELRRHSDILVHREQGENDLPPTAGIAFGEIRQYFQDHIKKLRANPGEDLLSSMIAMIPEHDILNEEELLSFCNLLIVAGNETTTKLLGNALYWLSLNPGERQKVHGDAKRIPDWVEETLRYDNSTQLLMRLMLEDVKIDDITIPAQSRVVLLVGAANRDPEVFERPDEYDLDRDKTASLAFGRGAHFCLGASLARMEGVVALEEWIKRFPDYAVDPSGIERVHSVNVRGFAKLPIRLT; from the coding sequence ATGGAGTTTTCCCCTTACGCTTACGAGTTCCACGAGGATCCCTATCCGATCTACAAGCAGCTTCGTGAAGAAGCGCCGGTCTACTACAACCCCAAAGAGGACTTTTGGGCTCTTTCCCGCCACCGTGATGTGATCGCAGGCTTCAAGGATACGGATCGATTTTCGAATTCACATGGCGTCTCCGTGGACCCTTCGGCAGCTGGGCCGGCGGCTCGAGTCGGGACATCTTTTTTGGGAATGGACCCGCCCGAACACACAAGCTTTCGCTCACTCATCTCCAAGACCTTCACGCCGCGGCGCGTTTCGGCTCTGGAACCGCGAATCCGCGAGCTGACCATCGAACATCTGGATCGCCTCGTTGGTGCCGGGGATTGTGATGCCATCAATGACTTCGCCGGCCTGCTGCCGATGGACGTCATCAGCGAGATGTTTGCCGTCCCCCGCGAGGACCGGGCCGAATTACGCCGTCACTCGGATATTCTCGTCCATCGAGAACAAGGAGAAAACGATTTACCCCCGACAGCTGGTATCGCGTTCGGGGAAATCCGGCAGTACTTTCAGGATCACATAAAGAAACTTCGGGCTAATCCTGGCGAGGACCTGCTTTCCTCGATGATTGCCATGATTCCCGAGCATGACATCCTCAACGAAGAGGAGCTGCTCTCCTTCTGCAATCTGCTGATTGTTGCGGGCAACGAGACCACCACCAAGCTCCTCGGCAATGCACTCTATTGGCTTTCGCTGAACCCCGGCGAACGACAGAAAGTACACGGGGACGCGAAAAGAATTCCCGACTGGGTCGAAGAAACGCTGCGCTATGACAACTCGACCCAACTCCTGATGCGCCTCATGCTCGAGGACGTAAAAATCGACGATATCACCATTCCTGCGCAATCCCGCGTCGTTCTGCTGGTCGGGGCCGCCAACCGAGACCCGGAAGTCTTTGAACGCCCCGACGAGTACGATCTCGATCGTGACAAGACTGCCTCCCTTGCTTTTGGTCGCGGTGCGCATTTTTGCCTCGGCGCCTCTCTCGCAAGGATGGAAGGCGTCGTCGCTCTCGAAGAATGGATCAAACGGTTCCCCGACTATGCCGTCGACCCTTCGGGAATCGAGCGCGTCCACTCGGTGAACGTTCGCGGCTTTGCCAAGCTGCCGATCCGCCTCACCTGA
- the rpmG gene encoding 50S ribosomal protein L33, with product MRDQIRMISTAGTGHFYVTKKNQKTATEKLVLRKYDPRARKHVEYKEAKMK from the coding sequence ATGCGCGACCAGATCCGAATGATTTCGACGGCAGGTACCGGCCACTTCTACGTGACCAAAAAGAACCAGAAGACGGCGACCGAAAAGCTCGTCCTCCGTAAATACGACCCGAGAGCCCGCAAGCACGTTGAGTACAAAGAAGCCAAGATGAAGTAG
- a CDS encoding ferritin-like domain-containing protein has protein sequence MSVNPNYRTVDRDDFSAMMVNGRYFERSNAFENIIARTDEHFWNPEDPAYINLINPPPLEGSILPEQFLIEPRTAVWDRLDEKQRMEFMHDSACWTISQLLHGEQGALSLSSSLCDIFLDPGAQEYAANQVREEARHVHAFTLYMQARFDGKIMAPGDTLGGLLKQIVASPIVYQKIVGMQMLVEGLAMGAFTTLYQESNDPLLRRLCQLIMTDEAFHHKFGKIWAHETVPNLPEAEHNAVEDWAEECFQLLLFNLVSPEQRRALYPKYGLDWEWVQGAMAEAVTDDERRERMMEGNDIFRTLIKTLDNAGIITDRTRATYGNWVDMAALRAEGDSLIGYDVAEAGIKDLQAINAGKRKIVQKVSA, from the coding sequence ATGTCCGTAAACCCAAATTACCGCACCGTCGACCGCGACGATTTTTCCGCCATGATGGTGAATGGGCGCTACTTCGAGCGATCCAATGCTTTTGAAAATATCATCGCTCGGACGGACGAACATTTCTGGAATCCGGAAGACCCGGCCTACATCAACCTCATCAACCCTCCGCCTCTCGAGGGGTCCATTCTCCCCGAGCAATTTCTGATCGAGCCTCGCACGGCGGTCTGGGACCGCCTCGACGAGAAACAGCGCATGGAGTTCATGCACGACAGTGCCTGTTGGACGATCTCCCAACTTCTGCATGGCGAACAGGGGGCACTCAGCCTTTCGTCCTCACTCTGCGACATCTTTCTTGATCCGGGCGCACAAGAATATGCCGCCAACCAGGTCCGCGAAGAAGCCCGCCACGTGCATGCTTTCACCCTTTATATGCAAGCTCGTTTCGACGGGAAGATCATGGCCCCGGGAGATACTCTCGGTGGGTTGCTCAAACAGATCGTCGCCAGCCCGATCGTCTACCAGAAGATTGTCGGCATGCAGATGTTGGTCGAGGGGCTGGCCATGGGCGCGTTCACGACGCTCTATCAGGAATCCAATGATCCACTCCTCCGACGACTCTGCCAGCTCATCATGACGGATGAAGCCTTCCATCATAAATTCGGGAAGATTTGGGCTCACGAGACCGTTCCCAATCTGCCCGAAGCCGAACATAATGCTGTCGAAGACTGGGCTGAAGAATGTTTCCAGCTCCTCCTTTTCAACCTGGTCAGCCCTGAACAGCGCCGGGCCCTCTACCCCAAATACGGCCTTGACTGGGAGTGGGTGCAGGGAGCGATGGCCGAAGCGGTCACCGACGATGAACGTCGGGAGCGGATGATGGAAGGAAATGATATCTTCCGCACCCTGATCAAAACTCTCGACAATGCGGGGATCATCACCGACCGAACTCGCGCGACCTACGGTAATTGGGTGGACATGGCAGCTCTGCGGGCCGAGGGCGATTCCCTTATCGGATACGATGTGGCAGAAGCGGGAATCAAGGATCTGCAGGCGATCAATGCAGGCAAAAGAAAGATCGTCCAAAAGGTCTCTGCTTAA
- a CDS encoding glutathione S-transferase N-terminal domain-containing protein: MIDLYTSPTPNGHKASITLEELELPYQVHPINLGADEQKTPEFLAINPNGRIPAIVDREAGDFPIFESGAIMIYLAEKAGRLLPTDPKGRSRVIQWLMFQMGGVGPMMGQANVFFRYFPEKLPSAISRYQNETRRLLEVVDRHLTDREWLADDFSIADIANWAWIRTHKWSGVSIEGLPALERWKTAMYARPASLRGLDVPARMPDLSEKEEEAERFSRQAGKLLQR; this comes from the coding sequence ATGATCGATCTCTACACATCTCCAACGCCTAATGGGCACAAGGCCTCGATTACACTTGAGGAATTAGAGCTTCCCTACCAAGTGCACCCGATCAATCTCGGTGCAGATGAGCAGAAGACGCCGGAATTTCTGGCGATCAACCCGAACGGTCGGATACCGGCGATTGTCGACAGAGAAGCCGGGGATTTCCCCATCTTCGAATCTGGCGCGATCATGATTTATCTGGCCGAAAAAGCGGGCCGCTTGTTGCCGACAGATCCCAAAGGACGTTCTCGGGTCATCCAATGGCTGATGTTCCAAATGGGGGGTGTCGGCCCGATGATGGGTCAGGCGAATGTGTTTTTTCGATACTTCCCGGAGAAACTTCCGAGTGCGATCTCTCGCTACCAGAACGAGACGCGCCGACTTCTCGAGGTGGTTGACCGCCACCTCACGGATCGGGAGTGGCTCGCCGATGACTTCTCGATTGCCGATATCGCCAACTGGGCCTGGATTCGCACCCATAAATGGTCAGGCGTCTCGATCGAGGGCCTCCCCGCTCTGGAGCGCTGGAAAACAGCCATGTACGCGCGGCCCGCTTCGCTTCGTGGTCTCGACGTTCCAGCGCGCATGCCGGACCTCAGTGAGAAAGAAGAGGAAGCCGAGCGATTTTCCCGCCAAGCGGGTAAACTTTTGCAACGCTGA
- a CDS encoding aldehyde dehydrogenase family protein, which translates to MSLEVLAPETRNFIDGELVEGSTGKRFENINPASGESIGTCADGTSLDMETAIAAARKAFDETDWSRNAPLRAKCLRQIHEGLQSETEQLRAIVTAEAGAPVALSSFMQIDGPIEHMAYWAEKAATFEAESEMSDIPFFGQQNRRILRREAVGVVGAITPWNVPLYLNIAKIGPALASGCTAILKPAPDTPWSATHIGKILAQTDLPRGVLSIVASSDHLVGEALSTDPRIDLVTFTGSTATGKRIMSCAADTVKKVFLELGGKSASIVLDDANLEAVLPQAAMTCVHGGQGCAITTRWLVPRARYEEALGILEKAFSNWNFGDPTDPTNMQGPQVSKRQQERVLAYIEKGKADGARLIAGGAAGPGPGFYVQPTLFADVDPASTIAQEEIFGPVCCVIPFDDDDDAVRIANDSVYGLSGSIHSGSEERALDVARRIRTGTIALNGGQWFHVDTPFGGYKQSGLGRENGQMGFEEYLETKVMSLPPRS; encoded by the coding sequence ATGTCACTGGAAGTGCTCGCGCCCGAAACGCGCAATTTCATCGACGGGGAGTTGGTAGAGGGCTCCACCGGTAAACGTTTCGAGAACATCAACCCGGCCAGCGGCGAAAGCATCGGCACTTGTGCCGACGGTACGTCGCTCGACATGGAAACCGCGATCGCGGCGGCAAGGAAGGCCTTCGACGAAACGGATTGGTCGCGGAACGCGCCGCTTCGCGCGAAATGCCTGCGACAGATTCATGAAGGGCTCCAGAGTGAGACCGAACAGCTGCGCGCCATCGTCACGGCGGAGGCCGGAGCCCCCGTGGCCCTCTCGAGCTTCATGCAAATCGATGGTCCTATCGAGCATATGGCGTATTGGGCCGAGAAAGCCGCTACCTTCGAGGCCGAGTCCGAAATGTCCGACATCCCTTTTTTCGGCCAGCAGAACCGCAGGATTCTGCGCCGCGAGGCGGTGGGCGTTGTAGGTGCCATAACTCCGTGGAACGTCCCTCTCTACCTGAATATCGCCAAGATCGGCCCGGCGCTGGCCTCGGGTTGCACCGCGATTCTCAAGCCGGCTCCGGATACCCCCTGGTCGGCAACCCATATCGGAAAGATCCTGGCCCAGACCGATCTCCCGCGCGGAGTCCTGAGTATTGTCGCCTCCTCCGACCACCTTGTCGGCGAGGCATTGTCCACTGATCCGCGGATCGATCTGGTCACCTTCACTGGTTCGACCGCCACGGGGAAGCGGATCATGTCCTGCGCTGCCGACACCGTGAAGAAAGTTTTCCTCGAACTGGGCGGCAAAAGCGCCTCGATCGTTCTGGACGACGCCAATTTGGAAGCCGTCCTGCCGCAGGCCGCCATGACCTGCGTCCACGGTGGTCAGGGCTGTGCGATTACCACTCGATGGTTGGTCCCCCGAGCCCGCTACGAAGAAGCTCTGGGGATTCTCGAGAAAGCCTTCTCCAACTGGAATTTCGGCGATCCCACAGATCCAACCAATATGCAGGGCCCTCAGGTCTCCAAGCGGCAGCAGGAGCGCGTCCTTGCCTATATCGAAAAGGGCAAGGCCGATGGCGCCCGTTTGATCGCTGGCGGGGCAGCCGGACCAGGACCGGGCTTCTATGTGCAACCCACTCTCTTTGCCGATGTGGACCCCGCGAGCACAATCGCGCAAGAAGAGATTTTCGGTCCGGTTTGCTGCGTCATTCCTTTTGACGACGACGATGATGCCGTGCGCATTGCGAATGATTCGGTTTACGGACTCTCGGGTTCCATTCATTCCGGCAGCGAAGAACGAGCGCTTGACGTTGCACGTCGCATTCGCACGGGAACGATCGCACTCAATGGGGGCCAGTGGTTTCATGTCGACACTCCCTTCGGTGGTTACAAACAAAGCGGCCTCGGCCGCGAGAATGGCCAGATGGGATTCGAGGAGTACCTCGAGACCAAGGTCATGTCGCTTCCCCCGAGAAGCTGA